The stretch of DNA cccttcccgctccccttccctctcccctttcctcttcccctcccgctccccttccctctccccttccctctccccttccctcttcccctcccgctccccttcccgctccccttccctctccccttccctctccccttccctcttccccccccgctccccttcccgctccccttccctctcccctttcctcttcccctcccgctccccttcccgctccccttccctctccccttccctcttcccctcccgctccccttcccgctccccttccctctccccttccctctccccttccctcttcccctcccgctccccttcccgctccccttccctctccccttccctctccccttccctcttcccctcccgctccccttcccgctccccttccctcttcccttccctctccccttccctctcccctttcctcttcccctcccgctccccttcccctccccttccctcttcccctcccgctccccttccctctccccttccctcttcccctcccgctccccttccctctccccttccctcttcccctcccgctccccttcccctccccttccctctccccttcctcttcccctcccgctccccttccctctccccttccctctcccctttcctcttcccctcccgctccccttcccgctccccttccctcttcccctcccactccccttccctcttcccctcccgctccccttccctctcccctttcctcttcccctcccactccccttccctctccccttccctcttcccctcccgctccccttccctctccccttccctcttcccctcccgctccccttccctctccccttccctcttcccctcccgctccccttccctctccccttccttcttcccctcccgctccccttccctctccccttccctcttcccctcccgctccccttccctctccccttcctcttcccctcccactccccttctctccccttccctcttcccctcccgctccccttccctctccccttccctcttcccctcccgctccccttccctctccccttccctcttcccctcccgctccccttccctctcccctttcctcttcccctcccgctccccttccctctcccctttcctcttcccctcccgctccccttccctctccccttccctcttcccctcccgctccccttccctctcccctttcctcttcccctcccgctccccctcccgctccccttccctcttcccctcccgctccctCTCCCCCGATAAATTActcaaatgaaaaaaactcacCTGCATGAAATCCTTTACGCATTACAGGCCTCGCCAAAAGTTAATTACTGTGCCAAGGGAGACAACAGTGGTAAATCACAGTTTCACTTTCAGCAGATTGATAACCTCCCCTGGATaccttttttaaaaataatctTTTTTTAAACGTGATCTTTGGATTGGCAAACGTTGTTCAGGTTTTAGATTGTTGTTTTAGGCTTTTATGTTTTGattatttttctgattttgtgtgtgtgtgtgtgaagaaagtTCTTCCGACAGTCAAGGTACCGAAAGACGACtgctttgttgtttttgctgtttaCTCATCAGACAAAGCCTACACATTCTTCCTATAATTATATTCGCCGTTTCTACCTCTTCCAGCATCACAGTTCTCAGTGGAACATGAACCCAGGAGAGTGGACGATATTTCAGGAAAGTTACAACCTGGATAGGACATGCCTGGACTTCTCTGGGAAAGAGACCATCGAAAATGTACAGTGCCACGGACTTGGTGGAAATCAGATGTGGACATACGACAAGGTATTTAGCTAGGCCGACTTTCTTTCGACTTAATTATTTTAATAATTATTTTAGctcagagaaaaaaaggaagaaataacaacaataacaacatatacacacaagcacacgcacatacacacacacgcacgcacgcacaagcacatacacacacatacacgcacgcacacacgcacgcacgcacacacgcacataggcTCGCACGTACGCCAGCCCGCACGCAcgttcacacaaaaacacaataacacacacacacacacacacacacacacacacacacacacacacacacaacatacaagAACAATAATAAATCGCCGTTGTGTGAAATCTGTACATATATGGCATGCATGATGAACAGCACATTAAATAGCTTCAACACCAGACGAAGGGCCTATGCCTGAAAGTGTAAGGTTTAGGCAACTCCTGAGTCGGTTTCCAGTGCTTTTAAACGGGTATTATTCCACGTGCAGGATATTAAACAGCTACAACACCAAGCCAGCGGGCTGGAGGTGTCAGATGACGGCGACTCCGATGGTTCTGTTGTCTATTAATTTTAAAAAGCGTGTTGCTTTATTTGCAGGGTATTGAACGGCTGACACCCCCAGGCAAGAGTTGGTGTCCATTGATTTTAAAAGTCTGTTGATCTATGTGCAGGATATTAAACAGCTACAACACCAAACCAGCGGCCTGTGCTTAGAGGTGTCTGGTGACGGTGTCTCCGCCAAGCCAGTGATGTCCCCTTGTGACCCCACCAATCCTCGCCAACGCTGGGACTGGGAGACCAGACCGCTTGAAGGGCCGTCGTGGCGGAAAGATGAGGCTGCTGGAATCCCCGTGTTGTGATACAAGAGCGTGGGGGTTTGGAGGGGAAAGAGGAGGGGTTATGAGGTCAAGGTTGTGAGAGTGTGGGGTCAAGGGTGTGGGGTCAAGGGCGTGAGGATGTGAATTGAATGGAGTCAGGGCAAGGTATTAAGGGTGTTGGGTCAGGGTGTTGAATCAAGGGTATGGGGTCAAGGGAGTGGGGTCAAAGGTGTGAGGTCAAGGGTGTAGAGCCAAGGATGTGAGATGAAGGGAGTGGGGTCAAGGTTGTGGGGTCAAGGGTGTGGGGTTAATGATGTGGGATCGAGAGTGTGGGGTCAAGGATGGGGGATCAAGGAAGTGGGGCCAAGGCTGTGCGGTCAAGGGTGTGGGGTCGAAGGATTGGGGTCAAGGGTGTGGGATCGAGGGATTGGAGTCAAGGCTGTGCGTTCAAGGGTGTATGATCAAGGGTGTGGGATCAAGGATGCGGGGTCAAGGGTGTGATATCACGAGGGTAGGATCAAGGGTGTGGGATCAAGGATGCGGGGTCAAGGGTGTGATATCACGAGGGTAGGATCAAGGGTGTGGGGTCAAGGATGGGCGGTCAAGGGTGTACAGTCAAGGGCGTGAGGATGTGAATTGATTTGGGGTCAATGGTAACAGGTCACCCCTGTGGATAGTCAAAGATGTAGGGTAAATAATTTTATGTTTGAGTTCTGAgagcatgtgtttgtgtgcgggtgcgtgagtgtgtgtgtgtgtgtgtgtgtgtgtgtgtgtgtgtgtgtgtgtgtgtgtgtgtgtgtgtgtgtgtgtgtgtgtgtgtgtgttagggccccaaagggggggtatcatcacgatcacgggaaggaaaATTTTCGCTTttacgatcacagttaccttgatttttgttttcacgatcacgaacaccagtggcaaatcacggtcacggtaaaagttgcatgtacagaaagcacgtgtcaaagtgaacacaaccacacagtaattcgctcctctggaactattgtttattcaacacaaagtgagaactgttgcacttttttattatcatacacacatagaaatacatatcatgatttgtaatcagtaacaagaatgaagaatgttgttttcattgttttctctctctctctctctctctctctctctctctctctctctctctctctctctctctctctctctctctctctctctctctctctctctctctctctctctctctctctctttccactcatacacattcaactcacacacatgaatatatgcacaatttcacatttccagagctaaatcttgtaaacccattttctcaaaaactattgggtggatcgaaattaaagtacatgtatgtgtgatgggttctttattttcaacttgttgccatacaatttgaggtacaccatcgtcTGGTTGTATGTCTGTTACTCAAATAGTCAcatcccgtccatgggcgtgtcagcgctgttaggccaaaaaaaaaataggtgtggttacagtaacatagcccaaaaaaatagggtaggaaggtaggcaatcactttttttttttaaactttttttccctacttgacagggaaataagtgtgcgactcgggcaatttcgctttcattgcgttttctgcactcgttttcttgtgtgttttgttttgttttgacaaatgtaacaaaaagttatagggtcggcccctaaaaatagagtaggtcgggttaccgtaaccacacctattttgtttttaggccttagtaatttagtcacctcccgtcgcgaaagtgttaaaaaagaaacaggaatgctacaggccaaaaatggttttacctgaagaagcgcgcagtgccagtggcgaagccacaagcctgagcctgcgaagcaggcgagccaactaggggggtctgggggcatgcccccccgaattttttttcaaagaacggttaaaatctgtgcagtctggtgcattctgggcatcattttcagggctgtaatagtgttgtgatcttgttaaaaatcccattttagcctccccccaccaccattcaacacacctccaaactggtgaaaacaacactactgtgcgctggcttcattgagaccggcgcccggttgcgttgcgcgatattcacacggatcgttctTGCTGAAAATTTTCAACTtcaatttgactttaccggattttgaaaacggctttatcggatttccggcaattaccggaaaagtagcatgcctgacaaaatcagtccccaacgaacatgactttgatcgtctttgacatgaggatcaagtgacccaaactggcacgtctcccccgccattgtttctgaatttaacccattgttgatatcaAAGTTTACacttacaggcgctaaaataaatccaagcttaatgcaaagaagcgacaattataatctatgccaagcgtgtccacgttgctgggatgaaaaacacatttctagtttcggttttggctacacgcagactcgatctcgagccagtcgaggtcacactgagcgagtgacagccggacgtggcaatgtcgacaatgtcaatgatctcactcaaactcaaagaccttgaacaaatttcaagatctttgcttacattcagaacagtcatagagcaacatagatcaacataacttgatatttcgtcttcggaaagaccgacccgtagcctgacctttccaccaaggaaggcattctcgccgcctgctttggtctggcttgaatccacaaaatataacagaagttcgatgacagtaccgctgcacgccatttttgatcttcgaattcgaatttgactgaatgcactcaaaacttttgcacgatgCCCTTCCATTGGTAGAAGTTTGggagacttttgcaatttgccttctgattggatctctttttttgtgtgattggttctcttaaagggaagcaatcgctgtcaaaatcatatttctgaatgtgttcttgcttcccttcaatcgggattggctccttgacgaatagaggatcatagagtgatacagctgtgaaaaatgtacgttgaaaataaaatgctttgcaataatgcacatcacgatcacgaaaacaaatgacgatcacgatcacgagacttgatttttttgtcatcacggatcacgggcaaagtcccatcacgatcacagaaatggaaatttcggcaatcacggtcacagaaaggtcaaaaaacgccaatcacgatcacgattttaaaccctttggggccctctgtgttcgtgcgtgtgcgtgtgcgtgtgtgtgtgcgtgtgtgtgtgtatgtgtgtgcgtgtgtgtgtgtgtgtgtgtgtgtgtgtgtatatatgtgtgcgtgcgcgatTCTGAACTACCTTTTTGGTAAGTTGGATGGGGTTTGTCGAACAGCACAGTGAACCTTCTGCGGTCACATATTGACACTTTCTTTTGTTGAAGCTGTTTTGCTTTACTGTATTCCTGAATTGCTGTCTGGATTTTAGGCTAACGCGTAGTCCTATAATCTGTCcctgaagaaagagagagagaaagagagagagagagagagagagagagagagagagagagagagagagagagagagagagagagagagacgcttgacgctttgacactttattgtcattagctaataaaagccttatagacaaggtaaaacaacaatgtctgcatcattcataaaaggggtaaaaagacgaatgaacaaaacattaacaagtcgcgtaaggcgaaaatacaatatttagtcaagtagctgtcgaactcacagaatgaaactgaacgcaatgccatttttcagcaagaccgtatactcgtagcatcgtcagtccaccgctcatggcaaaggcagtgaaattgacaagaagagcggggtagtagttgcgctaagaaggatagcacgcttttctgtacctctctttgttttaactttctgagcgtgtttttaatccaaacatatcatatctatatgttttgggaatcaggaaccgacaaggaataagatgaaagtgtttttaaattgatttggacaatttaattttgataataatttttatatatttaattttcagagcttgtttttaatccgaatataacatatttatatgttttttgaatcagcaaatgatggagaataagataaacgtaaatttggatcgttttataaatttttattttttttttacaattttccgatttttaatgaccaaagtcattaattaatttttaagccaccaagctgaaatgcaataccgaagtccgggcttcgtcgaagattacttgaccaaaatttcaaccaatttggttgaaaaatgagggcgtgacagtgccgcctcaactttcacgaaaagccggatatgacgtcatcaaagacatttatcaaaaaaatgaaaaaaacgttcggggatttcatacccaggaactctcatgtcaaatttcataaagatcggtccagtagtttagtctgaatcgctctacacacacacacacacacgcacacacacacacacacgcacacacgcacatacaccacgaccctcgtttcgattcccgctcgatgttaaaatatttagtcaaaacttgactaaatataataacaacaaaaacatagcaaactagtttatgagtacgaacaaacaaacacaccgacacgaaagccattggtaaacaaaaatatctaagaATAAGGGTAAAAGCAAGGTATAGTATTTCTTTTTGCGCATGTTTAGTGCCTTAGAAATAAATTGTGCAGTTGCTTCGAGTACACTTTCTTCATCCAGGGCTAGGATACTGGTTACATCTTTCATTGAGGCTGGTTCTGAACAACTTTTTTACACGTTACACTTTGCACGGATATCAGCATAGGCTTTACAGTggaaaagaaagtgtacctcgtcTTCACAGCCTCCATCACACATCGAGCATGCACTGTCGCGTGCCTGTTGAATAAAAACCACTGAGCATTGCTCCCCAGCCCACAGGCTCTTAACCGAAATCTAGCAAGCGCATCTCTTTTCCATttgtttgctatacataataTGTACTTCTCAGGCTGAAAAACGCTTCTAAAAGAATAACACCATGGATACTTCTCGTTTGTCTCCATTTCTCAATGCCAGTTTTGTTTATACATACAAATCAGTCGATCTTTAAACTGGGAAACAAAACCTTTATCGTAGCCAACCCCTTGGCACAGCCAAACAATGCCAAACCCGTTTTCAGTTAACACCTTCTTAACTTTGGAAACCCAGTTGTGCTTGCCAGATTCATGTTGCAAAAGGAGCATTTCATAGGTCTGTTTACAAATTCTGGTTTGCGGAAGTCTTGTTAACTTAAGCCAATATTTCACACATTTGACTTATGAAAAGTAATCATAATAATTACATCGGTCACGCACACATGCTTTCACTGATGTGTAAACGGCTGTTAGGGCCTTATACATTTTCCCGTTTACACCACTTTTCCTCAAAACCTCCCATAATGCATTCCTGTTCACAGAGTCAAATGCCATCTTAAAATCTACAAAAGCTATGTACAGTTTAGTTTTCTTTAATAAATGTTTCTGAACAATGCCATATAACGAAAAAATATGATCAACAGTACTGTAACTTGACCTGAACCCGGCTTGTTCTTCAATTAttttttgagagagaaagaaagagagagagagagagagagagagagagagagagagacagacagacagacagacacagacagacagacagacagacagacacagacacaggcacagacacacagacagagagacagacagcttcAAGCTTTGATATATATGCAACCACCAAGGACTTGGCAACCACATATAGCCTCCGTCTGATGTGTGCAAAGCTGTAAAGGGTTGTGACTTGATGATTAAGATTATGTGTTACTTTATTTGTTGGTGGTAATGGTGTTTGTGCAATATGATGATTTCAAGCATTATTTCTGAATTGATAACTTATCTTCGGCTTCCTTGCTCGGAAgaagtgtgtgtttgcactttaATTAAACTGACAGGCATTTCATGCTTTTGGATCTATTTTTTCCCCCGTTTTATAGGGCCCAATCAGTTATCTCTgtctatgtttgtctgtctttatttctctctctctgtttatgtgcgtgcgtgcgtgcgtgcatgtatgcgtgcgagtgtatttgtgtgtgtgtgtgtgtgtgtgtgtgtgtgtgtgtctgtgtatttgtgtgtgtgtttgtgtgtgtgtgtgtgtgtgtgtgtgtgtatgtgtgtatttgtctttgtgtgtatttgtctttgtgtgtgtgtgtctggtgtgtgtgtatttgtgtgtgtgtgtgtgcgtgtgcgtgtgtgtgtgtgtatttgtctttgtgtgtgtgtgtgtgtgtgtgtgtgtgtgtgtgtgtgtgtgtgtgtgtgtgtgtgtgtgtgtgtgtgtgtgtgtgtgaataaccGATGCGTTGTACGTGGAACGCGCTCACGCATCCGCCCCCAACCACCACCCCCGTCCCCACCCCATCCAAAACACATCCTACAATGTCTTATAGTCAGTTTTATCTCTACATGAACAAACTCTCAAGACTtttatgaacaagaaacactttaaTCACGGTTGTttgaattatttattttaacatttatatcaattttttttaacctggAACAGTAACAATGCCATCACTCATAAAAGTAGCAGTTTACTTGTAAAGGGAGCTAAACCGTACCAGTACTATCATCTAAGGCGACCACCATAAGAGCTGTTATCTACCTTCTTTCTTGTAAAGACTTTCGTCGGCATCAGTTCCAAAAGTCGAAATGTTTTTTCTCATGGCATTGTTATCTAGTACACATACAGCGCATAACTCTTTTAAAATAGATGCAAATTGACTACAACAAATCAGAAAACCACTTAGCAATTCATTGCATTTCGACAGATATCAGCATATGTCTCATTTTGTAAAATATTCATTTTAAAAACTGAAATGCAATGACGATAATcataacattgtgtgtgtgtgagacctTCGCAAAGGGACATTATTCCTTCCACAAATTTCCCACGCATGACGCACatacccccaacacacacacaaacgcacacacacacacacgcacacattcacatacacgcacagaaTAACACAAACaccgtctcacacacacacacacacacacacacacacacacacacacaaatcaacttCCCCCATACACCCCCTCtcccaccaccacaaccaccctaCTCTCCATACCCAAGACTAATCCACTCATTAGCTTTGATAACGATAAAAGCAAATACCTCCAAACGAAAACACGACTGATAACAGTTAATgcttaaaccaaacacaaaaaTGCAAAATCATCGTTACGAAACACGCTCAACAATGAGAGCATTTGTTCCTGACCTAACACGAGTGATAGTAGCATGTTGGAAGCGTGCACTTTATTAAGTCTACTGCGTGAGACTAGGAGAGCAAAAAAGAGGTTTGAAAAGCTCACACAACACTTCAGCTCAGCATGATCACGGTCTGTAAACGGTGCTGCTGTCATTTCTGCAGTTTAGTTTGCAGTCAATATTTTCTACTGAGTCGTGTGCTGTGCGGGAGAaattatctgtgtgtgtgtgtgtctgcgtctgtGCATTTGTCAGTGTGCCTTTTATCTGTGGATTTTCGCTGCTTGAAAACACAGGAAAGGTTGAGTAAGTCAGTGGTTTTCTCTTGAAGTAGACGGAGTAATGGATTTGGAATCAATTGAGAGGAATGTGTCAAGGTAAGTTAACTTTCAAATGGTTATTGTTGTCAGACAGAGAGTAACACcgacaaatagagagagagagcgagagagagagagagagagagagagagagagagagagagagagagaaagagtgagagatagagagagaaagagagagagagatactcggagagagagagagagagagagagagagagagagagagagagatagagaggtgaaagagagagctaacgatagagagagagacaacacagacatacacacaatcaaaaaCACTCATaaccacacccccacacacgagagagagagagagagagagagagacacacacacacacacagagatacagagacagagagagacagagataaacatcacagacatacacacaaacacacccataaCCACACCCccacaaacgtacacacacacacacacacacacacacacacacacacacacacgcgcaggaGAAAAAGCATACATTCAACAATGCCTCTGTGCATTTAAACAAACCTGCTCATATCAAATTAACATTGCAGGGACTGTTTCTTAGTGTGTTTCACTTTAACTGTAAGAAACACTTTGCCAACAAATCCGTTCTTCTGGGTACACACCTTGGAACAAGAGGTACGTCTTTGACCCTGTGACCAGAAATGCGGTTAGATTTCCAGAAGTGCCTTATGATTCACGTTAGAAACGCATAGGGTTCTCCTGTAAATTTAATCGTCTTTCTCTTACCGTCATTTCACTCTAGTTGGTTCATTGTTGAATACATGTTTGGCTTTCGGCGATGATTATCGGATCAGTTTGTTTTAACGCTTGATACTATTTTTCTGGCATAATTCAAATTGAATTATGTGGATGTATCTAGGAAAAAGTGTCGTTATTTTGCATGGAAACAGAactgtgtaggtgtgtgtgatGGGTGGTGGGTGGGTGAACGCACGCGCTGTATGTgggtgtctctgtctgtctgcgttatTTTGCATGAAACGCATGTGTGCGTGTAATGGGTGGTGGGTGGGTATACGCACTCACGCGCgcgggtgtgtatgtgtttgtgtatgtgtatgtgtgtgtgtgtgtgtgtgtgtgtgtgtgtgtgtgtgtgtgtgtgtgtgtgcgtgcgtacatgcgcgcgcgcatgtcagtgtgtgtgtgtgtgtgtgtgtgtgtgtgtgtgtttgtgtgtgtgcgtacatgcgcgcgcgctcgcgcgcgtgtgtgtgtgtgtgtgtatgtgtgtgtgtgtgtgtgtgtgtgtgtgtgtgtgtgtgtgtgtgtgtgtgtgtgtgtgtgtgtgtgtgtgtatgtgtttgtgtatgtgtatgtgtgtgtgtgtgcgtatgtctatctttctatttgtctgtcttaGTGCGCGGTCTGTAtgcgtctgtctatctgtctcgcaatgtgtatgtgtgtctgcgtcTGAGCTTTTGCCCGTGTTCTTTTGTCTATgggtctatctctctctcgctctctccgaGCTATCGATCACCTGTCCATACAGCAAGCAATGTAAGCCACAGTGATGATGTGAACTCGATCCTGACGATCCAGACTGACCTCCACGTCGAATCCGTTCTGGTCCACTTCACGCGCGCTCGTGGCCACCTCGTGACCTTGACTGTTAACCTTCAGCGTTTCTAAGGTCAAGGACACGCAAGGAGGGGTCAAGTAGAAGTGCTTGAAGGTCACACGGAAGGTCACGGCCATCGTCGGTAGTTTGTCGGGAAACACTGTGTGGTTTCCTGTCTCACCTGAATTGTGGAAAAAGatgtgatttttgtttgttggtgacggaagtggtggtggtggtggtgcttatggtgatgatgatgatgatgaagatgatgatgatgatgatgatgatgatgatgatgatgatgatgatgatgatgatgatgatgatcacgatgacgatgatgatgacaacgatgatgacgacgatgatgacgacgatgatgacaacgatgatgacgacgatgatggcgACGATGATGAGGAGGGGGAAAAGGGAGTGCACGCTCGTTTacaataaaacaagaaaaagaacaagaagaagaacaacaacactaccaccaccaccaacacgacttacaaaaccaccaccaaaaacaacaagCCACCAGAATGTTGGGTTCTCATTGGCCTAATGCCAATATTGTTTTCAGATTTATCGAGATACCGTTACACCACTGCTAGAATAGCGCTAGATTCTGCATGTTTTGAGTCAGTTCTAACGCGCCATAAAGTAGCAAGATAATTTAAATGATAATCATTTGACTT from Littorina saxatilis isolate snail1 linkage group LG13, US_GU_Lsax_2.0, whole genome shotgun sequence encodes:
- the LOC138945654 gene encoding putative polypeptide N-acetylgalactosaminyltransferase 9; this translates as MNPGEWTIFQESYNLDRTCLDFSGKETIENVQCHGLGGNQMWTYDKDIKQLQHQTSGLCLEVSGDGVSAKPVMSPCDPTNPRQRWDWETRPLEGPSWRKDEAAGIPVL